The sequence ACAGCTCGAGCACTGGAACTGCGACCACCGTCACCTTGACGGTGGGCGCGACAGCGCCATCTGCGGTCACCGAAACCTATTCCGCCAAGGCGGGCGCGGCGCTCACGGTAAGCGCGGCCCAGGGTGTGCTCGCCAACGACGCCGACAACAACGGTCTCGCCCTGACGGCGAGCCTGGCGACCAATGGCGGCCCGCAGCACGGGACCTTGACGCTCAACGCCGACGGCTCCTTCACCTACACCCCGACCGCCGGCTACAGCGGAACCGACAGCTTCACCTACGTCGCCAAGGACAGCCTTGGCTCCAGCGCGGCGACCACCGTGACGCTGAACGTGGGCTCGACCGCCCCGACCAGCCATGCCGACGCCTACGGCGTGAAGACCGGCGCCTCGATCACCGAATCGGCGGCCCAGGGCGTGCTGGCCAATGATGTCGACAATAACGGGCTCACCCTGACGGCGAGCCTGGCGGCCAACGGGGGCCCGCAGCACGGATCCCTGACGCTGAACGCGGACGGGTCGTTCACCTACACCCCGACTGCGGGTTATGCCGGCACGGACAGCTTCACCTACATCGCCAGCGACGGCCTTTCCGCCGGGACCGCCACCACCGTGACGCTGAACGTGGCCGCGACGCCGATCGTCACCCATACGGCGGCCTACTCCGTGCGTCAGGGCTCCTCGCTCACGACCACCACGACCAATGGCGTCCTGTCGTTCGACACCGACAGCAACGGGTTGACGATGACGGCCTCGCTTGTGGCCAACGGCGGGCCGGCTCACGGGACCTTGACCCTGAACGCGGACGGGACCTTCACCTACACGCCGACCGCCGGCTACATCGGCACGGACAGCTTCACCTATGTCGCCAGCGACGGCGCCACCACCTCCGCGCCGGTGACCATCGGCCTCAAGGTGACGGCTGCGCCGCCGCTTTCGCATACCGACTACTATACCGCGCAAGCGGGCTCTGCCCTGACCGAGTCCGCCTCCGCAGGCGTTCTGGCCAACGACACGGATCCCAACGGCCTGACACTTAGCGCGTCGCTGTCCGGAAGCGGCCCAGCCCACGGGACCCTGACGCTGAATGCGAACGGTTCGTTCGTCTATACGCCGAACGCCGGCTATGTCGGGGCCGACAGCTTCAAGTATGTCGCCAGCGACGGCCAAGCCTCGGGCCAGGTGACGACCGTCAATCTGACCGTCGCCTCCAGCGCGCCGGCGGGCGCGGCCGACACCTACTCGGCGACCACCGGCAAGACCCTGAACATCTCGGCGATCCAGGGGGTGCTGGCCAATGACGTCGACCACAATGGCTTGCGGCTCGACGCGGCGCTGACCGTCGGGCCGACCCACGGGACGTTGACCCTGGATGCGAACGGGTCGTTCATCTACACGCCCAATGCCGGCTTCACCGGCGTCGACACGTTCAAATACACGCCGAGCGATTCACTCGGCAGCGGCTCGGGCACGCTGGTGACGATCAATGTCGGCTCAGGGACCAGCACTGCGACGGTCGGCGCCACTTCGTCCTCGACCGGGGCGCCGATGGAGTCCCAGGCCGCCAGCTCCGTCCATGTCGCGACCAGTTCCAGCGACCACAATATCGGCTCGGCCCAGACCGTGGACTCGGCGTTCAGCTATTCGCTGGTCGGCCTGGGCGCCAAGACCCTGGTGCTGACCGGCAGCGCCAACGTGACGGGCACGGCCAACGCCTATGGCGACCACATCACCGCCAATAGCGGCAACGATGTCCTGGTCGCGGGGGGCGGCAACGACACCCTCACCGGCGGCTCGGGCACGGACACCTTCGTGTTCAAGCCCGGGACCGGCCACGACACTGTGGTCGGCTTCCGTGGCCACGACGTCATCGACCTCTCGGCCTATCTGGACCACGGCTATACGCCGACCCTGACCAATGTCGGCTACAACACCGAGATCAGCTTCTCGAACGGCGACCAGATCACGCTCCTGGGCATCAACAAGTCAATGCTGATCCACAGCACGGTCGGCTTCACCCACTGAGGTCGGCGGCGGTCTTCACACCTTGATCTTCGGTCCGATCGGCAGGTCGCGGATGCGCTTGCCGGTCGCGGCGAAGATGGCGTTGGTCAGGGCCGGCGCCACAGGCGGCAGGCAGGGCTCGCCGACGCCTCCCAGCGGCTGATCGAACGAGCCGCCCAGGATATGCACGCGGATATCCTTGGGCGCGCCGTCGATACGCGTCACCGGGAAGCTGTCGAAATTGCCCTGCTGGGCGCGGCCGTCCTTGAAGCTGACCTCGCCGCCCTGGGCCAGGCTGACGCCCATGATCACCGAGCCCTCGGCCTGGGAGCGAACCCGGTCGGGATTGACCACCGCGCCGCAATCCACGGCCACGTCTGCCCGGATCACCTGCAGCGTCCCGTCCGGCGCCACCTCGACCTCCATGGCGCAGGCCGTGTAGGTGACGAAGCTGTAGTGACCGGCGATGCCCAGGCCGCGGCCCTTGGGCAGGGTCCGGCCCCAGCCGATCTCCTTGGCCGCCCGCTCGATCACGGCGCGCAGCCGCCCGGTGTCGATCGGATAGAGGGCGGGGTCTTCGCCATAGTTGAAGGTGTCGTTCAGGCCCTTGGGGTCGACCTTGCGCGGCGCGCCGATCACCTCCAGCAGGAAGTCCTTCGGGTCCCGGCCGGTTTCGTGCGCCAACTCGGCGATGAAGGACTGCACGGCGAAGGCGTGCGGGACGTTGGAGACCGAGCGGAACCAGCCGATCCGAGCGTGTGAGGCTGCTTGCGGGTTCTCCAGCCGCATCACCGGAATATCCAGCGGCAGGTTGGTCGCGCCCATGCCGAGTTCGTCGTCGGACTCTTGCTTGGGGTCGGGGCCGAAGGTCGAGCTGATGGTCGAGGCGCAGGTGCGGTGCCGCCAGGCGGCGACCTTGCCCTTGGCGTCCAGCCCGGCCTCGAGGCGCTCCAACGAGACCGTGTGGTAGTAGTCGTGCTGGATGTCGTCCTCGCGGGTCCAGGTCACCTTGACCGGCGCGCCATCCATGGCCTTGGACAGCAGCGCCGCCTCGACCACGAAGTCGGGCTTGGACTTGCGGCCGAAGGCGCCGCCCAGGAGGGTGACGTGGACCGTGATGTCCTCGGCCTTGCCTCCCAGGGCGAAGGCGACCACTTCGCGGGTCACCTGCGGCGCCTGCACAGGGGCCCAGGCCTCCCAGCCGCCGCCCGGCCTGGCCCGGACCGTGGCGGTGGGGGTCTCCATCGAGGCATGGGCTAGGTGCGGCAGGTAGTATTCCGCCGTCACCCGCTTGGCCGCGCCGGCTAGGCCCTTGTCGATGTCGCCGACATCGCGGATCACCTTGCCGGGCTTGCGGGCCGAGGCCTCGAGTTCGGAGCGGAAGGCCTTGCTTTCATAGGTGGCGTTGGCGCCGTCGTTCCAGGTGACCTTCAGCGCCTTGCGGCCTTTGATCGCCGCCCAGGTGTTCTTCGCCACCACGGCTACCCCGCCCAGCGGCTGGAAGGGCGGGCCCTCGCGCGGCGGGGCGATGGTCACCACCTTCAGCACGCCCGGCACCTTCATGGTCTCGGCGGCGTCGTAACTGGCCACGGTCCCACCGACCACGGGGGGACGGGCGACCACGGCATAGACGCAGCCCTCGGGGCGCACATCGCCCCCATAGACCGCCTTGCCGGTGACGATGTCGGCCCGGTCGACGCCCGAGATCACGTCCTTGCCGACATAGCGGAAGGCCGCCGGAGACTTCAGCTTCAGGCTCTCGCGCGCAGGAATCGGATACTGCGCCGCGGCCTTGGCCAGTTCGCCATAGCCCAGGCGGCGGCCGGTCGGTGAGTGGACGACGGCATGGTTCTCGGCTCGGACCTCGATCGCGGGCACGCCCCATTTGGTGGCGGCGGCCTGCTCAAGCATGGTCCGCGCGGCGGCGCCGGCGCGGCGCATGGGGCCGAAATAGTGGCGCATGCTGCGCGAGCCGTCGGTGTCCTGGTTGCCGTACTTCGCTTCGTCGCCGTCGGCCTGGACCACCTTCACGCGGGCGAAGTCGGCCTCCAGTTCGTCGGCCAGCACCAGGGCGAGGCTGGTCTTGATGCCCTGGCCCATCTCCTGGCGGTGAGTGGTCAGGGTGACCTGGCCGTCTTCGCCGATAGCGATGAACAGCCGCGGATCGTCGCGCCAACCATTGTCGTCGCCGTCGGCGCCGTATTTCGGCGGATCGTCGGCGAAGGCGCGCCCCTTCAGGCCCACAGCCAGCACCAGGCCGCCGCCAAGGCCCATCAGGACGCCACGGCGGCTCAGGTTCTCCAGGTCGGGCAGTGCCCGGGACGAGACCAGCTTGTTCATGCCTTGACCCCCGCCGCCTGCTTGATCGCCGCTCGGATGCGCGGATAGGTCCCGCAACGGCAGATATTGCCGGCCATGGTCCCGTCGATGTCCGCATCGGTCGGATGCGGCACGTCCTTCAAGAGCGCCGCCGCCTGCATGATCTGGCCGGCCTGGCAGAAGCCGCACTGCGGCACGCCCAGATCCTGCCAGGCGATCTGCAAGGGGTGATCGCCCTTGGCCGACAGCCCCTCGATCGTGGTGACGTGAAGCCCGTCGGCGGCGCTCACCGGGGTCTGGCAGGCCCTGACCGCAGCCCCCTCCAGATGCACCGTACAGGCCCCGCAGAGCGACTCGCCGCAGCCGAATTTGGTCCCCATCAGGCCGAGTTCGTCACGCAGCCACCAGAGCAGAGGCATGTCGGCTTCGCCTTCGAAGACCCGCGTCTCTCCGTTCACGATCACCTTGGTCATGGCTATTTCTTCAGCGTCTGGAGATAGGCGATCAGGTCGGCCCGGTCCGGGGCCGCCGGCACGCTGATCACCATGCGCGTGCCGGGCACCTTCTTGTTCGGAGCGGTGATGAAACTGTCGATATTGGCCGGAGTCCAGGTCAGGCCCGAGGCTTTCAGGGCGTCCGAATAGTTGAAGCTGGTCGAGGCCGCCTTGCGCCCCACCACCCCGAACAGGTTGGGGGCGGCTGTCGGCGTAGCCCCAGCCGTGTTCACATGGCACATGCCGCAGCGCTGCTTGAACAGGGTCGCGCCCTTGGCGGGATCGCCGGCGGCCTGGGCCACTGCCGGCAGGGCGAAGGCTATGGCCAGGATGGCGAGGGTGGTTCGGCGAAGCACGGCGATTCCTCCAGAGGGTAAGCTGGGACGTAGGGGCGAGTGTTGTCGCAGGCGGTCCGGTCGGGCGAGTCTTTTTATTGCGTGGTGGCGGGACGTTCGAACACCTTGCGCCCCATGAACCAGGTCTGCAGCACCTTGGTCTGGCCGACCTTGTCGATCGGGACGCCGAGAATGTCCTGGTCGAGCACGATGAAGTCGGCCGACTTGCCGAGGCTGAGCGAACCGAACTCATCTTGACGGCCCAAGGCGCGGGCGCCGCCCAGGGTATAGGCTTCGATCGCCTCGGGCAGGGTGATGGACTCCTTGGGGTTCAGGGCCGGCAGGCCGGGCTGCGCCCGGGTCACAGCCATCTGCATGTTTATGAAGGGGCGTGGATCCCGGGTGTCGACCGGGGCGTCCGAGCCTGCCGCCAGGACCCCGCCCGCCGCCTTGATCGACCGAACGGGATAGGCATCACGCTCGTAGTCGTTCGCCGGGTCGTGCAGGGCGGCGTAGGAGCCGTCTTTGACCCGGTCGACGAACGGGATCACCGAGAGGTCGTATTCCGGGTCGGTATAGGCCCAGGCATAGGTGAAGGCCACGAACAGGTGGTCCTTGCCGATGCGGGCGATATCCTCGGGCGCGGGCAGTTGCAGGTGAGCGATGGTGTCGGGCCGGCTGGCGTTCCCGTCAGCGGCGCGCGCGGCCTCGATGGCGTCGATGGTCGTTTTGATCGCCCGGTCGCCAATGGCGTGGACGTGCAGGGTGAAGCCGGCCAGGTGCATCCGCTTCAGGTATTCGGCGATCACCTCGGGATCGTGTTGCAGCTTTCCGCTGGTCGCGAAGCATTGGGCCGGGTGGAAGCCGTTGGCCTTGAGGAAGTCGCTGGCCGCAGAGGCGTCGTCATAACGCTGTGGCGCGGCCTGAACCGCATGGCAGGCGGGGCTGTCCAGGTCGACATAGCCCTTCACGGTCATCTCGCCCTTGGCGTCCTTGCCGAAAATCGGCTGCAGATAGGGCTTCAGAGACGGGGATTCTGGCGCGGTCGGGGGCACGGCATTGGGATCGCCCTCCAGCACGCCGTCGGCGAACAGCTTGACCGCGTCGGCGCGGATCAAGGGGTTGGCGGAATATTTCGCCTTCACCTTCAGCGCCTCGGCCACCAGACCGTCATAGTCGACGCGGCCGTCGGCCAGCCGGTGGGCGTCGGGGTCATAGTATTGCGCCAGGGTTGCGCGCACGGTCAGCGTCCCCCGCGCCTGCAGCTTGTCGTAGAAGGCGTACATGCTGGGGGTGACCATGGCGTCCTGGACAGCAGTGATGCCGTCGCCGTTCAGGACCTGCATCACCTTTTCCGGTTCGGCGATCACGGCCTGGACATTGCCGACCGCCACGTCGGCCAGGCCCATGGCCGAGCGAGCATCCTCGTTAACGCCGCCATTGGGCTCGCCGGCGGCGTCGACCCCGATCAGCTTGCCATAGGCGGCGAAGTCCCCGGCCAGAGTCGCCTTGCTGAAGCCCACGGTCTGGCCTTTGGCGTTACGCGCCAGGGCCAGGGCCGCGCTGTTGAAGCCGCCGTGATGCCCGTCGTTGCCCTTCAGCTGGATCGGCCGGTCGCCCGCCGCCTGGTCCAGGGCCGCGCGCAGGGTAGGGTGGGCCGGGTCCGGCTGGTTGCCGTTGGAAAAGTTCCACTGCTCGACGTTCAGCCATTGCCCCGGAGCGATGTGGTAGCGGCTGACGCAGTCCTTCACGAAGGCGGAGAGCTCGGCCAGGCTCATCGCCTGGCTTTTCAGGTCGCAGGTGTCGAACTGCACGGTGTCCAAGGGATGGATATGGGCGTCGACCAACCCTGGCAGCACCCGCCGGCCGTGCAGGTCCTCGATCTGCGTCTTGGGGCCGGCGAAAGCCGCCGCCCCGGCCTCGTCGCCGACATAGACGATCTTGCCGCCGCTGACCGCCAGGGCCTGGGCCTCCGGCCGAGCCGGATCGACCGTATGGATTCGGCCGTTCTTGACGATCAGGTCGGCCGGGGCGGCCGAAGCGGCGCCGGCCAGGAGTAGGGCGGCGAGGGCGGTCGTGCAGCGAAGAGGCAGCATGGGGCTCCGCATCAAAGGGCCAGAAGCTCGCCGACCGCCCGGTGGGCCTGGTCGATGGCGATGTCGGTATAGGCGCCGCGTCCGGAGTCGGAATTGGCGATGACGATGCGGCCGAAACGGGCGCGGCCGATCACATTGGGCTGCCGTTCGGTGGGCAGGTCCTCATCGAACAGCGGGTTGAATTCGGGCGCATAACCGTGCGGCCAGCGGTTGACCGTGATTCCCAGGATGTCGCGCGCCGGATCGAATCCAGCCGGCCTCAGGACGCGCGCCAGCTGGTCGCGGGTATTGCGCTCGAAGGTCTCGAACGAGGTCCCCAGGATCTCGGCCCGCCCGGCGCGGTTCTGGTCCATTTCCGGCAGGCCGGGGACGCAGGGGGTGCGCGTCAGGTGGACCAGGATCGGCCGCTCGGGCGAGCGCTCGGCCTTGTACGCGCCGATGTCGACCGCCGCATTCAGGCCCACCGAGCAGTAGTAGGCCCCGGGGGCGTAGGCGCGGCGAAAGCCGAGCTTGTGGAAAGCGGTCCAGTTGCGCAGCGCCACGGTGGTGTAGATCAGCGGCGTCTTGACCAGCTCGTGCAGCGCCGCCTTCTGCGTCTCGGGAAGTTCCGGGCAGATATAGGGGATCATCATGTTCCACGAAGCCATGACGCAGGCCCCGGCGCGCACGCTGTAGAGCTTGCCGCCCCGGACATAGGCCAGCTCGACTCCGGTGGACGTGGCCGGTTCACCGACATTGCGGGCCCGAACCACGATGCTGGAGAGGCGGATGCGCACCGGATTGTCCGGCTTGTCGAGCTGGGCGTAGTCGCACCTGGCGGTGACAATGTCCTGGGCGTCCTGGCCGGGCAGGGCGGCGGGGACCAGCTTGCGCGCCAGCAGCCTGGCGATGCTGGCGTTGCCGTCCGGGAAGTGGAACTTGTAGGAGCCGCCGTCGGCATAGCCGGCCGGCGTGAAGCCCATGTGCGGCGCCGAGCCTGGCTTCAGCCCCAGGCCCTGGAACCCCGCCAGGCCGAAGGCCCAGCAGTCCAGCGCCGACAGGGCGTCGATACCCACGCCCTGCTCGTCATTGGTGCGGGCCTGATAGAACGGAATGACGCTGGGATCGGCCTTGACGATGGCCAGCAGGAAGTCGCGGTAGCTGAGGCGCGACAGCCGAGCCTTCTTCTCGTCCGACGACAGGCCCGGCAGGTAGTCGGTCTCGGCCGTCTCGATGCGCAGGATCTCGCTCTGCGCGGTCGGCGACAGCGGGCAGCGGGCCAGGAAGGCGCGCCAGGTCTCGGCGCTGGCCGACTCGTCGTCCTCGCTGGGGTCGCCGGCCACCAGCCGGTCCTCGCCGAAGGTCTCCTTGTCGAAGAAAATCGCCCGCTTCAGGCCCAGGCTTTCATAGACTTGCGGCCGGTCGCAGGCCTTGGCCAGAGCCTCGGGCTCGACGCCGAGGGATTTCAGCAGGCCGTCGGCGACCGGGCTGTAGGGGCGGGGGCTGTCGATCTCCAGCGTGCCGCCGTTCATCAGGTGCAGCTTGCCGTCCAGGCGGTATTCATTGCGCTTGGCGTGGCCGCCGAAGTCGTCGTGATTGTCCAGGATCAGGATGCGCGCCGACGGCCTGGCCTGGCGATAGAACCAGGCGGCCGAAAGTCCGCTGATGCCGCCGCCGACGATGACCAGGTCATAGCGTTCGGTAGTGTCCTGCGGCGCGCCCTGGCCCTGCCAGAAGGCGCCGTCGCGCAGGGCGTGGGCGGGCTCGAAGCTGCCTGGATGGCTGCCGCGCAGGCCGGTCAGGTTCGGCGGGTAGTAGCCCAGTTGGTCCTGTGGCCAGGCTATCCCGGCCTGGGCCAAGGCCGGGCCGCCGGCGAGGGCGCCGGTCCCGAGCGCGCCGACCGCGACCGCGACCCCGTTCAGGAAATCGCGGCGGTCGATAGGGCGGTCCATGCCCAGCGCCTTGTCTCGCTCCCGGCCGCCGCCCATGGCTCCTCCTCTGCGCGTCACAGCCGGTCTCGCAGGGCGTACCAGAGCATGCCCAGCACGTGCAGCGGCCCGCGCAGGGCCATGCCGCCCGGGAAAGCCATGGGCTCGACCCCGGCGAAGAGGTCGAAGCGGCTGGCGTTGCCGCCGATCGCCTCGACCATCAGCTTGCCGCCCAGAGTCGAGAGGATGGCGCCCATGCCGGAATAGCCATGGGCGAACAGCACCTCGCCCTGGCGGCCGACATGCGGCAGACGGCTGGTGGTGACCGAAACCAGCCCGCCCCAGGCGTAGTCGATCTTGACGCCTTTCAGCTGGGGGAAGGTCCCCTCCAGGTGCGGACGGGTGAAGGCGGCCATGTCTCGCGGCGGATCGGGGGTGTAGCGCTCGCCGCCGCCGAACAGGATCCGGCCGTCGGCGGTGCGCCGGTAGTAGTTGACCACGAAGCGGGTGTCGGACACGGCCACATTGGTCGGGATCAGCGTCTCGATCTCGGCCAGTGGCTCGGTCGCCACCACATAGTTGGCCACCGGCATGATGCGGCTGTTCACCCGACCCATCAGGCCGGTCAGGAGGGCGTCGCCGGCCAGGATGGCGTGCCGGGCGGTGACACCGCCCTGGGCCGTGCCGATCCGCACCTTGCCGTCCTGCTTCAGGCTCGTCGCCACCGATCGCTCGAAGATGCGCACGCCGGCGCTCGTGGCCGCCCGCGCTAGGCCGAGGGTGAAGTTCAGGGTGTGGAAATGGCCGCCGCGCCTGTCCAGCAGGCCTGCGGCATAGGGGGTGTCGACGTGGGCGCGGGCCTGGTCGGCGGTCAGGAATTCGGCGTCGCGATAGCCCATCACCTCGGCCAGGCAGCGCACCTCGTCCTCGAGATGGCCGATGTCGCCGGCCTTGACCGCGCCCAGGAGATGCCCGGCCTCGACCAGATCGCAGTCGATCGCGTGCTTGCGGATCAAATCGCCCACCAGATCGCGGGCTTCCAGGGCGGTGTGGAACAGGGCCTGGGCCCGCTCGCGGCCGTAGGCCTGAATCAGTTCCAGCGCGCCCTTGCGCAGCCCGGGGATCATCTGGCCGCCGTTGCGGCCCGAGGCGCCCCAGCCGATTCGGCCGCCTTCCAGCAGCACAACGCTAAGCCCGGCCTCGGCCGCATGCAGGGCGGCCGACAGGCCCGTGGCCCCGCCGCCGACCACCACCAGATCGGCCTCGGTCTCGCCCGTCAGCTGCGGGTGGCTTGGGGCGTCGTGGGCGGTCGCCACATAGTACGACCGGTCCATGTTCAGGGACTGGTTGAAGCCCATGGTCAGACCTTGAGCAGCAGGTGGTCGCGTTCCCACGAACTGATCACGCCCTGGAACGCCTCCAGCTCGGCCTGCTTGATGGTGGTGAACGCGCGGAAGAAGTACTGGCCAAGCAGTTCCTTGACCGGCTCGCAGGCGTTGAACCGCTCCAGCGCCTCTTCCAGCGTCTTGGGCAGGGTGCGGGCGTAGTGGTAGGCGTTGCCGGTCGCCTGGGCGCTGGGCTCGATCTGTTGCTCCATGCCCAGATAGCCGGCGATCAGGGCCGCGGCGATGGCCAGGTAGGGATTGGCGTCCGCGCCCGGCAGGCGGTTTTCGATCCGCCGGTTCTCCCGGTCCGAGATCGGCACGCGCAGGCCGCAAGAGCGGTTGTCATAGCCCCACTGCACGTTGATCGGCGCCGAGTGGCTGGGCCGCATGCGGCGGAACGAGTTCACATTGGGCGCGAACAGGGGCGAGATCTCGGGCAGGTATTTCTGCAGCCCGCCGACGAAGTGGCGGAACATCTGGCTGTCGGCGCCGGCGTCGTCGGCGAACAGGTTCACGCCGCTGGCGGTGCTGTTCATCGAGATGTGCAGGTGCATGGCGCTGCCGGGCTGGTTCTCCATCGGCTTGGCCATGAAGGTCGCGTAGACGCCGTGCTTGAGGGCCACCTGGCGCACAATGCGCTTGAACACCAGGACCTGGTCGGACAGGCGCACCGGCTCGCCGTGCAGGAAATTGACCTCCAGCTGGGCGGTGCCGCTCTCGTGGATCATGGTGTCCACGTCGAGCTGGGCGGCCTCGGAATATTCGTAGATGGTCTCGATCAGGTCCTCGTACTCGGTGATGGCTTCCAGGCCATAGGGCTGCGGCGAGGTCTCGGCCCGACCCGAACGGCCGGTGGGCGGGGTCAGGGGCAGGTCGGGATCGGGATTGAGGGCGGTGAGGTAGAATTCCAGCTCCGGCGCCACGATCGGCTTCCACCCCCGCTCGGCATAGAGCTTCATCACCTGCTGCAGCACCTGACGAGGCGAAGAGGCCCAGGGCGAGCCGTCGCTGTGATGCGCGTCGGCGAACACGTAGGCCGTCGGGGTCTTGAAGCCCGGGGCTACGCGCAGGGTGTCTGCATTCGGGTGCAGGACCATGTCCGGGTCGGAATAGGCCTCGTCCTCATCGTCGGTGTCGGCATATTCGCCGGTCACGGTGACGGCGAACACGCTGGAGGGCAGGCGCAGCGAGGCGTCGGTCTCAGCCTGCACCAGCTTGGCGGCCGGCAGCACCTTGCCGCGCAGCACCCCGTTCATGTCGGGAATCAGGCATTCGACTTCGCTGATCCCCCGCTGCTCGATCCACTTCTTCAACTCGGACATGGGGGAGGCGCTCGGTGATTTGTGATAGCAGTAAGATCGCCTGTCCCCCGGGGGTGCGTCAAGCGGGGTCGAGTCATCGCCCGCAAGGGCTCTATCCGCCAAATTCCGGGCCGCGATGCGAATTGAGGGGCGGCGAGGCCCTGACCTCAGGCCGGCTAGAATTTCCGGTCACAGGCGGCCTGTGATCGCAAACCCACTGCGAAGCTTGAGCGAAAAGCGCGATCCCCGTGTGAGATCATGCGCCGCATAAGCCGCGCTACCGAAAATGTGGGATCGCAGTTATATGTCGTTTCCAGCCCGCAATCCGCGGACGGAGCAAGCTGAGCGACAGGGGTGCCGATGGCGAACGCCTCGACGGGGAAGAGCAAGGCGCAATCGGTCGCCGAGGTCGAGGACTTGGAGCCGGCAGTCGAGCCGGTGCTGCACGCCAGCATCTACGACGACCTTCGCCGGCGCATGATCACAGGCAAGATCGTCCCGGGCGTCGGCCTCTCGACCCGCGGCCTGGCGCTCGAGCTGGGCGTCAGCCAGATGCCGGTCCGCGACGCGCTGAGCCGCCTGGCGGCGGAAGGGGCGGTGGCGATCCGCTCCAAGCGCAAGATCGAAGTGCCGCCGATGAACCCAGAGCGGTTCACGGACCTGCTGGACTGCCGCCTGCTGCTGGAGCCGGAGGCCGCGGTCCAGGCCCTGCCGCACATCACGCCGGCCAAGATGAAGCAGCTGCGCGAGATCGACGCCGCCTTGGACACCGCCATGGAGAATGGCGACGTCATCGGCTACATGGAGAAGAACTTCGAGTTCCACTTCGCCCTGTACCGCGCCAACAACCGGCCGACCCTGAATCGGCTGATCGAGACGCTGTGGCTGCAGTTCGGCCCGTTCATGCGGGTGGTCTATGGCCGCTATGGCACCGCCAACCTGGTCGACCAGCACCGGGTGGCGCTGGACGCCATCGAGGCCGGCGACGCCGATAGCCTGCGCCGCGCCATCGCCGGCGACATCGCCGACGGCATGGGCCTGATCGGGCGGACGAGCTGGAGTTAGAGCCCTTCCCCCTCGATGAGGGAAGGGCTCTATCCACCTAGAACTTCGACTTCACCGCTACGCCCCAGGTGATCGGGTCGTTGACCATGCCGGTCAGGTTGTTGAAGTCGATCGCGCTTTCGGCGCGGATCTGGTTGGTGATGTTGCGCACGAACACCGCGAACTCGGTCTTGCGCGGGGTCAGGTAGCCCACGCGCAGGCCGCCCTGCAGTTCCGGCCGGCTGGTGAACTCCTTGGCCGTGTAGAGGAAGTAGTTCAGCTCGCTGCGATAGGACCAGTCGGTATAGGCGAACACCTCGCCGCCGTTCGCCATCGGAATGCCGTAGCGGGCGGTCCAGTTGGCCACCCATTGCGGCGCCTGGGGCAGGGGATTGCCGTTCAGGATCGCGTTGCCCTGGGCGTTCAGCGGATCGGTGACGGTGCAATTGCCGGCGCCGCAGGGGGCGACCGAGATGGTCCCGTCCTCGATCTTGGTGAAGTTGTGGCTGACGCCGGCGGTCAGGGTCAGGTTGTCGATCGGCCGGGCCTGGATGTCGGTCTCGACGCCGTTCCCGACCACCTTCTTGGCGTTCAGCAGCGCCGCCGAATTGACCGCGCCGCCGACGGCGGTCA is a genomic window of Phenylobacterium montanum containing:
- a CDS encoding GntR family transcriptional regulator: MANASTGKSKAQSVAEVEDLEPAVEPVLHASIYDDLRRRMITGKIVPGVGLSTRGLALELGVSQMPVRDALSRLAAEGAVAIRSKRKIEVPPMNPERFTDLLDCRLLLEPEAAVQALPHITPAKMKQLREIDAALDTAMENGDVIGYMEKNFEFHFALYRANNRPTLNRLIETLWLQFGPFMRVVYGRYGTANLVDQHRVALDAIEAGDADSLRRAIAGDIADGMGLIGRTSWS